In the genome of Amphiura filiformis chromosome 4, Afil_fr2py, whole genome shotgun sequence, one region contains:
- the LOC140150893 gene encoding uncharacterized protein, whose product MAFGSGPVSSGLDDILQKHHIRRQAYHGKTFTGNHVKKACQPEVIEDLAKHALDTVNSMNDHIPLSIFRTASEIKQKYTRILNNFADVHYVINTSNNLSDEEIEKADICIKEFMMSYRLLFPNSRISLKLHILEDHAMQQIRRFRAGLGRLNEQGGERAHKEQNREEAIHSNIQNPLQRLLAMMRAHHTTCCPEVQAKFQRGKKRKTEE is encoded by the exons ATGGCTTTTGGATCTGGGCCGGTGTCATCGGGTCTGGACGACATCTTACAGAAGCACCATATTCGAAGACAGGCCTACCATGGAAAAACCTTCACAGGGAATCATGTGAAAAAGGCTTGTCAG CCAGAAGTGATAGAGGACCTTGCAAAACATGCATTGGACACTGTGAACAGCATGAATGACCACATCCCACTTTCCATCTTCAGGACTGCATCTGAAATCAAACAGAAGTACACAAGGATACTGAATAACTTTGCAGATGTGCATTATGTTATCAACACAAGTAACAACTTGTCTGATGAGGAAATTGAGAAAGCAG ATATCTGCATTAAGGAATTTATGATGTCGTATCGACTCCTGTTTCCAAACTCAAGAATATCCCTGAAGCTCCACATATTGGAAGATCATGCGATGCAGCAGATTCGGCGCTTCAGAGCTGGACTTGGAAGACTCAATGAACAAGGCGGGGAACGAGCTCATAAAGAACAAAATCGAGAAGAGGCCATACATAGCAACATCCAGAACCCTCTGCAACGCCTTCTGGCCATGATGCGTGCACACCACACAACTTGTTGTCCAGAAGTTCAGGCTAAGTTCCaaagaggaaaaaaaagaaagactgAGGAGTGA
- the LOC140149556 gene encoding uncharacterized protein, giving the protein MNKCGTECTQETVSRTGCKCDPLCVSYGDCCPDYVTNDNCPPPGVTLGIEETCMPMPVHHSPPFMMPRDFDVGYFLISGCSDSYPWKDDDIFLQCGQEPNARDPITFTPVQETVASGAKRKVYRNVFCAICNLEDFKNLQEWELGLTNTTEDNVRILNVFPPVKSELPRTCYLNLEEVANCRGHISIREGCNTYYAPFRMENKVYTNKLCAVCSDEFPINITLDNHLRLPVVKDLPNPYCGYLAETNFRYVAPTVVSLQAEVFIPELLALFDFGGTSNRCNPGEVFDRFTQDCRLLSCPPNYRLSSGICVAVRVDSLPIMLPTGNPSVAGGYEKCIKAAWMEQIAYSNRYLSNATIAAIRNVTLHTDTVIVHVNEGFTNSTITGLTISFCHGGIFQPRDTYFAMYHGRNYSTDITCVSNVKRVGCVSDDGVNLDNVNNTVTLIKYIWEDRKECYMVSIIWNACIDTVKIPCPEIEIGPDEYEISIADNGTTIIHKESGKMIPSDKFNFGENGTLKVCYSYFHPQATKVQEVLNYVSFACFILSLVATFMTFISYCIFKHLRNITGYIIMNFLVAFFVAQLMFLISPRLINPLNLCIASAVMSQFFWLAAFFWMNAVSLVTTSTMSRSTLVRNKSLEMGVLARYMVYAWGGPLIIVGVCITLHFCDCTDIAPIYGRKDAAICWLIGHDGFAVLWGFSAPVAALLLFNVILFLYAVITFRRKMSSGRTTKTSSKRIKMEIGIYVKLTILMGLPWLLGFVQTIVSNIILNYIYTILNSLQGVLIFWALILTERAGKLWRQKMCGRKQASGASGMSSKNQKPTVKTVSTSFMTPSTSNAESATNEYQ; this is encoded by the exons ATGAATAAATGTGGCACCGAATGTACCCAGGAAACAGTGTCACGAACCGGATGCAAGTGTGATCCATTGTGTGTAAGCTACGGCGACTGCTGTCCAGATTACGTCACCAATGACAATTGTCCTCCACCAGGAGTGACTCTTGGGATTGAGGAAACTTGCATGCCGATGCCTGTGCATCATTCTCCACCTTTCATGATGCCACGAGATTTTGACGTAGGATATTTTTTGATCAGTGGATGTAGCGATTCATATCCATGGAAAGATGACGATATTTTTCTCCAGTGTGGACAAGAACCCAACGCAAGGGATCCGATAACTTTCACGCCAGTCCAGGAAACAGTCGCGTCGGGTGCGAAACGCAAGGTGTATCGAAATGTTTTCTGTGCTATCTGTAATTTGGAGGACTTTAAAAACCTGCAAGAATGGGAACTTGGACTTACTAATACAACTGAGGACAATGTCAGGATACTAAATGTTTTTCCTCCAGTTAAGAGTGAGTTACCTCGTACATGCTACCTTAATTTGGAAGAAGTAGCCAACTGCCGTGGTCATATTAGTATCAGAGAAGGTTGCAATACATACTATGCACCATTTCGTATGGAAAACAAAGTATACACGAACAAGTTGTGTGCTGTTTGTAGTGATGAGTTTCCAATAAATATCACGTTAGATAACCATCTAAGGCTACCAGTGGTGAAGGATCTACCAAACCCATACTGTGGGTACTTAGCAGAAACTAATTTCAGGTATGTTGCACCTACCGTAGTATCGCTACAAGCGGAAGTTTTTATACCGGAACTTCTTGCCCTTTTTGACTTTGGTGGAACCAGCAATCGATGCAATCCTGGGGAAGTGTTTGACCGCTTCACGCAAGATTGTAGATTGCTAAGTTGTCCGCCAAACTACAGACTCTCCAGCGGAATATGCGTGGCTGTGCGTGTAGATTCCCTACCTATAATGTTACCCACTGGAAACCCATCAGTTGCAGGAGGTTACGAAAAGTGCATCAAGGCTGCTTGGATGGAACAAATTGCTTATAGCAATCGATACCTGAGTAACGCAACTATTGCTGCTATACGCAACGTTACACTGCACACGGATACAGTAATTGTTCATGTAAATGAAGGATTCACCAATTCAACCATTACTGGATTAACAATATCCTTTTGTCATGGAGGAATATTTCAACCGAGGGACACCTATTTTGCAATGTATCAT GGACGAAACTATTCTACTGACATAACATGTGTAAGCAATGTCAAAAGAGTTGGGTGTGTTTCCGACGATGGTGTCAACTTGGATAATGTCAACAATACAGTAACTTTAATCAAGTATATCTGGGAAGATCGCAAGGAATGCTACATGGTCTCTATAATATGGAATGCCTGTATTGATACAGTAAAGATACCTTGTCCTGAAATTGAAATCGGTCCGGATGAATACGAGATTAGCATCGCAGATAATGGAACAACCATCATTCATAAGGAAAGTGGGAAGATGATCCCAAGCGACAAATTCAACTTTGGAGAAAACGGGACTTTAAAAGTTTGTTATTCTTACTTTCATCCACAAGCAACCAAGGTGCAAGAAGTTTTGAATTACGTTTCTTTTGCGTGTTTCATTTTATCTCTTGTTGCAACCTTCATGACTTTCATCAGCTACTGCATTTTTAAACACTTACGTAATATCACCGGTTACATCATCATGAACTTTTTGGTAGCATTTTTCGTCGCACAGCTCATGTTTCTGATTTCTCCACGTCTAATCAACCCACTAAACCTTTGTATTGCATCAGCCGTTATGAGTCAGTTCTTCTGGCTTGCTGCGTTCTTTTGGATGAATGCTGTAAGTCTTGTCACGACAAGTACAATGAGTCGGAGCACTCTTGTGCGAAATAAGTCCTTGGAAATGGGTGTCCTTGCAAGATATATGGTTTACGCGTGGGGTGGACCTCTAATCATCGTTGGAGTCTGCATCACTCTTCATTTCTGCGACTGTACCGATATTGCTCCGATCTATGGTAGGAAGGATGCTGCCATATGTTGGCTTATAGGTCACGATGGATTTGCAGTCTTGTGGGGCTTTTCTGCACCTGTAGCTGCGCTTCTTCTTTTCAATGTGATTTTGTTCCTGTATGCTGTAATAACGTTCCGTAGAAAAATGTCATCCGGAAGAACTACCAAGACGTCATCAAAACGGATAAAGATGGAAATAGGCATCTATGTCAAG ctAACGATTTTGATGGGACTTCCATGGCTGCTGGGATTTGTCCAAACCATAGTATCCAACATCATCCTCAACTACATATATACTATTCTCAACTCACTGCAAGGAGTGTTGATATTTTGGGCGTTGATTCTTACTGAACGCGCTGGGAAACTTTGGCGTCAAAAGATGTGTGGTAGGAAGCAGGCGTCGGGAGCGTCTGGCATGTCTTCTAAAAATCAAAAGCCCACTGTGAAGACGGTATCTACTTCATTCATGACACCATCCACAAGTAATGCAGAGTCTGCAACAAATGAATACCAGTGA